Genomic DNA from Pelosinus sp. IPA-1:
TTTATCGTATTGCAGAGAGTTATTATTGCGCGAAAAGAACGTACTAAAGCAATTGCATAATAGAACCTGAGATGTCGAAAATACCGTTGTTGAAGAAGGGAGAAATTACATTGTTAAAAGAGTTGAAAAAGGCAGTTTTGGAAGCCAATTTAGAACTGCAGAAAAATGGCCTGGTGTTATATACTTGGGGGAACGCAAGTGGAATTGACAGAGAAAAAGGTTTGGTTGTTATTAAACCAAGCGGCGTAGATTATGATAAAATGCGTCCCCAAGACATGGTAGTTGTCGATTTATTTGGAAATCAAGTAGAAGGGGACCTTAGACCTTCGTCAGATACACCCACTCATTTGGTTTTGTACCGTAACTTCTTAACAATTGGTGGAGTTGTTCATACTCACTCAACTTATGCCACCATATGGGCACAAGCTGCAAAATCCATCCCAGCCTTTGGAACTACACATGCGGATTATTTTTATGGTGAGGTACCTTGTACACGAACTTTGAAAGAAGAAGAAATACAAGGAAATTATGAAGAAGAAACAGGCAATGTAATAATAGAATCCTTTATCAATAAAGAGGTTAGACATGTGCCTAGTGTTTTGGTTGCTAATCATGGGCCTTTTTCTTGGGGGAAAGACGCTCATGAAGCGGTATATCATGCTACCGTATTAGAAGAGGTTGCCAAGATGGCTCTTTATACATCACAGTTGAAAGAAGATGGCAAAAGCATTGATTCTGTATTATTAGATAAACATTTCTTGCGGAAACATGGCAGTGACGCTTACTATGGACAAAAAAAATAAGAAAAGACTTAGCTTGTGCCAAATCCTCGGACGCAGGCAGAAGCTTTAGTCGTTCTTGCTTGGAACCAGAAAGTGTTATACTTTCTGATTCCGTAAAAAAAACACAAGAGACCTTATCAACCACTACGATCGGTTGATAAGGTCTT
This window encodes:
- a CDS encoding L-ribulose-5-phosphate 4-epimerase, with the protein product MLKELKKAVLEANLELQKNGLVLYTWGNASGIDREKGLVVIKPSGVDYDKMRPQDMVVVDLFGNQVEGDLRPSSDTPTHLVLYRNFLTIGGVVHTHSTYATIWAQAAKSIPAFGTTHADYFYGEVPCTRTLKEEEIQGNYEEETGNVIIESFINKEVRHVPSVLVANHGPFSWGKDAHEAVYHATVLEEVAKMALYTSQLKEDGKSIDSVLLDKHFLRKHGSDAYYGQKK